A stretch of the Macaca mulatta isolate MMU2019108-1 chromosome 16, T2T-MMU8v2.0, whole genome shotgun sequence genome encodes the following:
- the SMG8 gene encoding nonsense-mediated mRNA decay factor SMG8: MAGPVSLRELLMGASAWMGSESLGGSPTEGGGSAAGGPEPPWREDEICVVGIFGKTALRLNSEKFSLVNTVCDRQVFPVFRHQDPGDPGPVIRTEAGAMGEAGGAEDPGAAAGDSVRGSGTAAEGNRTEAGSQDYSLLQAYYNQESKVLYLLLTSICDNSQLLRACRALQSGEAGGGLSLPHAEAHEFWKHQEKLQCLSLLYLFSVCHILLLVHPTCSFDITYDRVFRALDGLRQKVLPLLKTAIKDCPVGKDWKLNCRPCPPRLLFLFQLNGALKVEPPRNQDPAHPDKPKKHSPKRRLQHALEDQIYRIFRKSRVLTNQSINCLFTVPANQAFVYIVPGSQEEDPVGMLLDQLRSHCTVKDPESLLVPAPLSGPRRYQVMRQHSRQQLSFHIDSSSSSSSGQLVDFTLREFLWQHVELVLSKKGFDDSVGRNPQPSHFELPTYQKWISAASKLYEVAIDGKEEDLGSPTGELTSKILSSIKVLEGFLDIDTKFSENRCQKALPMAHSAYQSNLPHNYTMTVHKNQLAQALRVYSQHARGPAFHKYAMQLHEDCYKFWSNGHQLCEERSLTDQHCVHKFHSLPKSGEKPEADRNPPVLYHNSRARSTGACNCGRKQAPRDDPFDIKAANYDFYQLLEEKCCGKLDHINFPVFEPSTPDPAPAKNESSPAPPDSDADKLKEKEPQTQGESTSLSLALSLGQSTDSLGTYPADPQAGGDNPEVHGQVEVKTEKRPNLVDRQASTVEYLPGMLHSNCPKGLLPKFSSWSLVKLGPAKSYNFHTGLDQQGFIPGTNYLMPWDIVIRTRAEDEGDLDTNSWPAPNKAIPGKRSAVVMGRGRRRDDIARAFVGFEYEDSRGRRFMCSGPDKVMKVMGSGPKESALKALNSDMPLYILSSSQGRGLKPHYAQLMRLFVVVPDAPLQIILMPQVQPGPPPCPVFYPEKQEITLPPDGLWVLRFPYAYVTERGPCFPPKENVQLMSYKVLRGVLKAVTQ, encoded by the exons ATGGCGGGTCCCGTGAGCTTGCGAGAGCTTCTAATGGGAGCGTCAGCCTGGATGGGCTCTGAAAGTCTCGGAGGGTCCCCTACCGAGGGCGGAGGGAGCGCGGCTGGCGGACCGGAGCCTCCATGGCGGGAGGATGAGATCTGTGTTGTGGGAATCTTCGGCAAGACGGCTCTACGCCTGAATTCCGAGAAGTTCTCTCTTGTGAATACGGTGTGCGACCGACAGGTCTTTCCAGTCTTTCGCCACCAAGATCCTGGGGATCCAGGGCCTGTAATCAGGACTGAGGCTGGCGCCATGGGTGAGGCCGGTGGAGCCGAAGACCCTGGGGCTGCAGCCGGGGATTCAGTTCGGGGAAGTGGAACTGCCGCGGAAGGTAACCGAACGGAGGCAGGCTCCCAGGACTACAGCCTTCTGCAGGCCTACTACAATCAGGAAAGCAAAGTTCTCTATCTTCTCCTCACCTCCATCTGTGACAATTCACAGCTTCTACGGGCTTGTCGGGCTCTTCAGAGCGGGGAAGCTGGAGGTGGACTCTCTTTACCTCATGCAGAAGCACACGAGTTCTGGAAGCATCAAGAGAAGCTGCAGTGCCTCAGTCTCCTTTACCTATTCTCTGTCTGTCATATCTTGCTTCTGGTCCATCCCACTTGTTCCTTTGATATCACTTATGATCGAGTATTCAGAGCCCTAGATGGGCTGAGACAGAAGGTCCTGCCACTCCTTAAAACAGCCATTAAGGATTGTCCAGTTGGCAAAGACTGGAAGCTAAACTGCCGACCTTGCCCACCTAGACTCCTTTTCCTCTTTCAACTCAATGGAGCGCTCAAGGTAGAACCTCCTCGGAACCAAGACCCAGCTCATCCAGACAAGCCCAAGAAACATTCTCCCAAAAGGAGGCTGCAGCATGCCCTGGAGGACCAGATCTATAGAATCTTCCGGAAGAGTCGTGTCTTGACTAATCAGAGCATCAACTGCCTCTTTACTGTGCCTGCCAACCAAGCTTTCGTGTACATAGTACCCGGAAGCCAGGAGGAGGACCCAGTAGGTATGTTGCTGGACCAACTTAGGAGTCATTGTACTGTGAAGGACCCGGAATCTTTACTGGTGCCTGCACCCCTTTCTGGGCCTAGGCGATACCAGGTAATGAGGCAGCACAGCCGACAACAACTTTCCTTTCACATTGACAGCAGCAGTTCCAGTTCTTCAGGCCAGCTAGTGGATTTCACTCTTCGGGAATTCCTATGGCAGCATGTGGAGCTAGTCCTAAGCAAGAAAGGTTTCGATGACAGTGTGGGCAGGAACCCACAGCCTTCCCATTTTGAACTTCCTACTTATCAGAAGTGGATCTCAGCAGCTTCAAAACTGTATGAAGTGGCTATTGATGGGAAAGAGGAGGACTTGGGGTCGCCCACTGGAGAGCTAACATCTAAGATTTTAAGCAGTATTAAAGTCTTGGAAGGGTTTTTGGATATTGACACAAAATTCTCAGAAAATCGATGCCAAAAAGCTTTACCCATGGCCCACAGTGCCTACCAGTCAAATTTGCCTCATAATTACACAATGACTGTCCATAAGAATCAGCTTGCCCAGGCTCTTCGAGTGTACAGTCAACATGCTAGAGGTCCAGCATTTCATAAATATGCCATGCAGTTGCATGAGGACTGCTACAAATTTTGGAGCAATGGCCATCAGCTCTGTGAGGAGAGGAGTTTAACTGATCAACACTGTGTACACAAATTTCACTCATTACCTAAATCAG GAGAAAAACCAGAGGCCGATAGAAATCCCCCTGTGCTATATCACAATAGCCGAGCTCGATCTACTGGTGCTTGCAACTGTGGAAGGAAACAAGCACCTCGAGATGATCCCTTTGATATCAAAGCAGCCAATTATGACTTTTATCAG CTTCTGGAAGAAAAGTGTTGTGGAAAATTGGATCATATCAATTTCCCAGTATTTGAACCAAGTACTCCAGATCCTGCTCCTGCTAAGAATGaatcctctcctgctcctccagATTCAGATGCTGataaacttaaagaaaaagaacCCCAAACCCAAGGAGAGAGCACAAGCCTGAGtttagctttgagtttgggccaATCCACAGATAGCTTAGGTACCTATCCAGCTGATCCACAAGCAGGAGGAGATAATCCAGAAGTTCATGGTCAAGTAGAAGTGAAAACTGAGAAGAGACCAAACTTGGTTGATCGACAGGCATCCACAGTTGAGTATCTCCCAGGCATGCTACATTCAAATTGCCCTAAAGGTCTCCTACCCAAATTCTCCAGCTGGTCTTTGGTTAAACTAGGCCCTGCTAAGTCTTATAACTTTCATACAGGTTTGGACCAACAGGGCTTCATTCCAGGAACAAATTATCTTATGCCTTGGGACATTGTCATCAGGACTAGAGCTGAAGACGAAGGAGACTTAGACACAAACTCTTGGCCTGCTCCAAATAAAGCTATTCCTGGAAAGAGAAGTGCAGTTGTAATGGGAAGAGGAAGACGGCGAGATGACATAGCTCGAGCTTTTGTGGGCTTTGAATACGAAGACTCTCGAGGTCGGAGATTCATGTGCTCTGGGCCTGACAAAGTAATGAAAGTAATGGGAAGTGGGCCAAAAGAATCAGCTTTAAAAGCCCTAAATAGTGACATGCCTTTATATATTCTGTCATCCTCTCAAGGTAGAGGGCTGAAACCTCATTATGCTCAACTTATGAGGCTTTTTGTTGTGGTTCCTGATGCTCCTTTGCAGATAATACTAATGCCTCAG GTTCAACCaggcccaccaccatgtccggtaTTCTAcccagaaaaacaagaaatcacGCTTCCACCTGATGGCCTTTGGGTTTTGAGATTTCCTTATGCATATGTGACTGAGAGAGGACCTTGTTTCCCCCCAAAGGAAAATGTGCAGTTAATGAGCTACAAGGTGCTCCGAGGAGTTCTTAAGGCAGTAACACAATAA